One Clostridium estertheticum DNA segment encodes these proteins:
- a CDS encoding PRD domain-containing protein, translating to MDIDYKVLKSLSSNVVVSEKNNNVYVLFGKGIGFGKKPGELITKASTIEQKFIKIDDSEKANYVEILNNVEGKILAVTEEIISLAEDILKEKLTSRIHVGLADHISFAMKRIELGIDIVNPFLNEIQTLYPKEYSIAEKGSELIKEKLNVELPESEIGFITLHVHSARVNKEVSQSLKYTRIIKEVMEYIQELLGINTNQKSMEYARLVSHLRYALDRIENDKVLKNVMLESVKTSMSEEYEISKKVCKFISEKLFKEVCEDEVGYMSLHIYRLKQSN from the coding sequence ATGGATATTGATTATAAAGTATTAAAATCTCTTAGTAGCAATGTTGTTGTTTCTGAAAAAAACAATAATGTCTATGTGCTTTTTGGTAAAGGAATAGGTTTTGGTAAAAAACCTGGTGAACTTATAACTAAAGCAAGTACTATAGAGCAGAAGTTTATTAAAATTGATGATAGTGAAAAAGCTAACTATGTTGAAATTCTTAATAATGTAGAAGGCAAAATTTTGGCAGTAACAGAAGAAATAATTTCTCTTGCAGAAGATATTTTAAAAGAAAAGTTAACTTCACGTATACATGTTGGGCTGGCTGACCATATTAGTTTTGCAATGAAAAGAATAGAACTTGGAATTGATATAGTTAATCCTTTTTTAAATGAAATACAGACGTTATATCCTAAAGAATATAGCATAGCAGAAAAAGGTTCAGAACTTATTAAAGAAAAATTAAATGTAGAGCTACCAGAAAGTGAAATCGGTTTTATTACTCTTCATGTACATTCTGCTAGAGTTAATAAAGAAGTGTCTCAAAGCCTTAAATATACTAGAATTATTAAAGAAGTAATGGAATATATTCAAGAGCTACTTGGAATAAATACTAATCAAAAATCCATGGAATATGCGAGGCTAGTATCACATTTAAGATATGCACTAGATAGAATTGAAAATGATAAGGTTTTAAAAAATGTAATGTTAGAATCCGTTAAAACTTCAATGAGTGAAGAGTATGAAATTTCTAAGAAGGTATGTAAATTTATATCAGAAAAGCTTTTTAAAGAAGTTTGCGAAGATGAAGTTGGATATATGTCATTGCATATTTATAGATTAAAGCAATCAAATTAA
- a CDS encoding polynucleotide phosphorylase, whose product MDKEYLKDSNGIAYADLSQGETEKLKELEKTFNNEFQRDYYLMAMKKHIIKS is encoded by the coding sequence ATGGATAAAGAGTACTTAAAAGATTCTAATGGTATAGCTTATGCTGATTTATCACAAGGAGAAACAGAAAAATTAAAAGAACTAGAGAAAACTTTTAATAATGAGTTTCAGCGTGATTATTATCTTATGGCCATGAAAAAGCATATTATAAAATCCTGA
- the hcp gene encoding hydroxylamine reductase translates to MGMFCYQCQEASKGTGCTTRGVCGKTDDLANMQDLLIYVLKGISIYSTRARKLGIENEEVNKFVANGLFMTITNANFDKSRFIQTITKALELREVIKGELLNAGGAIDGNLPECATWTGSASEFESKSMNVGVLKTENEDVRSLRELVIYGIKGIAAYTEHGYNLGYENNDIYAYMQKGLAQTTNDNLSVDELVALVLECGKYGVDAMALLDEANTTTYGNPEISKVNIGVRNNPAILISGHDLKDMEELLKQTEGTGVDVYTHSEMLPANYYPAFKKYAHLVGNYGNAWWKQDSEFESFNGPILMTTNCITPPKDSYKDRVYTTGAAGFDGMKHIEDRIDGNAKDFSAIIEHAKKCSAPIEIERGEIVGGFAHNQVLALADKVVDAVKTGAIKRFFVMAGCDGRMKGREYYTEFAKELPNDTVILTAGCAKYRYNKLELGDIGGIPRVLDAGQCNDSYSLVVIAMKLQEVFGLSDINELPITYNIAWYEQKAVIVLLALLHLGVKNIHLGPTLPAFLSPNVVNVLVENFGIAGISTVEEDMKMFMA, encoded by the coding sequence ATGGGTATGTTTTGTTATCAATGTCAAGAAGCTTCAAAGGGAACAGGTTGTACAACTCGAGGAGTTTGTGGTAAAACAGATGATCTAGCTAATATGCAGGATCTGTTAATTTATGTTTTAAAAGGAATCTCAATCTACAGCACAAGAGCAAGGAAACTAGGGATAGAAAATGAAGAAGTAAATAAATTTGTAGCAAACGGATTATTCATGACTATAACAAATGCAAATTTTGATAAAAGTAGATTTATACAAACAATAACAAAAGCATTAGAATTACGTGAAGTAATTAAAGGTGAACTATTAAATGCTGGTGGAGCAATAGATGGAAATTTACCTGAATGTGCAACATGGACAGGTAGTGCCTCAGAGTTTGAAAGTAAATCTATGAATGTGGGAGTACTTAAAACAGAAAATGAAGATGTAAGATCACTAAGAGAATTAGTAATATATGGTATTAAGGGAATAGCGGCATATACTGAGCACGGATATAATTTAGGGTATGAAAATAACGATATATATGCATATATGCAAAAGGGATTGGCACAAACAACTAATGATAACCTATCTGTTGATGAGTTGGTGGCATTAGTACTTGAGTGTGGTAAGTATGGAGTAGACGCTATGGCATTATTAGATGAAGCTAACACTACTACTTATGGAAATCCTGAAATTTCAAAGGTTAACATAGGTGTTCGAAACAACCCGGCTATATTAATTAGTGGACATGATTTAAAAGATATGGAAGAACTATTAAAACAAACAGAAGGCACAGGAGTAGATGTATATACTCATAGTGAGATGTTACCAGCAAACTATTACCCAGCTTTCAAAAAATATGCTCATCTTGTAGGTAACTACGGAAATGCATGGTGGAAGCAAGATTCAGAGTTTGAAAGCTTTAATGGACCAATACTAATGACAACAAACTGTATAACTCCTCCAAAGGATTCTTATAAGGATAGAGTTTATACTACTGGAGCAGCTGGATTTGATGGTATGAAGCATATAGAAGATAGAATAGATGGAAATGCAAAAGATTTTTCAGCAATAATTGAGCATGCTAAAAAATGTAGTGCTCCAATTGAAATTGAAAGAGGAGAAATAGTTGGAGGTTTTGCTCATAATCAAGTATTAGCACTAGCTGATAAAGTTGTAGATGCTGTTAAAACAGGCGCAATCAAAAGGTTCTTTGTAATGGCTGGTTGCGATGGAAGAATGAAAGGTCGCGAATACTACACTGAATTTGCAAAAGAATTACCAAATGATACGGTTATTTTAACTGCAGGATGTGCAAAATACAGATACAATAAATTAGAACTTGGAGATATTGGTGGAATTCCTAGAGTTCTAGATGCAGGTCAATGTAATGACTCATATTCATTAGTTGTTATAGCAATGAAACTTCAAGAAGTATTTGGACTATCTGATATCAATGAGTTACCAATAACATACAATATTGCATGGTATGAGCAAAAAGCTGTAATAGTACTACTCGCCTTATTACACTTAGGCGTTAAAAATATTCACTTAGGACCAACATTGCCAGCATTTTTATCCCCAAATGTTGTTAATGTGTTAGTTGAGAATTTTGGAATAGCTGGAATTTCAACTGTGGAAGAGGATATGAAAATGTTTATGGCTTAG
- a CDS encoding ECF transporter S component: MKNLNINKLVKASLFLALAIVFQVIGKTAPQISQFFVGPAINAILILTAAICGGVYGVFVGCLTPLLAWLTGQLPSAFGPFIPFIMIGNILFVLCFVLVWKRGKYGKYLGIILGAFIKYIFLSVSASKLIPLFKLNIPVKMANMLVISMGIPQLITALIGGAFALILIEILRKRKVYM; this comes from the coding sequence GTGAAAAATTTAAATATTAATAAACTAGTAAAAGCTAGTCTCTTCCTTGCCTTAGCTATAGTTTTTCAGGTTATAGGAAAAACTGCACCTCAAATAAGCCAATTTTTTGTTGGGCCAGCCATTAATGCAATACTTATACTTACAGCTGCAATTTGTGGAGGTGTTTATGGAGTATTTGTAGGCTGCTTAACTCCACTGCTAGCTTGGTTAACTGGACAACTCCCTAGCGCTTTTGGCCCTTTTATCCCCTTTATAATGATTGGTAACATACTATTTGTTCTTTGTTTTGTACTTGTGTGGAAACGAGGTAAATATGGCAAATACTTAGGAATTATACTTGGCGCTTTTATAAAATATATATTTTTATCAGTTTCTGCATCAAAGCTTATCCCCTTGTTCAAGCTAAATATACCTGTAAAAATGGCGAATATGCTAGTTATTTCTATGGGTATACCTCAACTTATAACTGCACTCATTGGAGGAGCTTTTGCATTAATACTAATTGAAATTTTAAGAAAGAGAAAAGTCTATATGTAG